In the genome of Elephas maximus indicus isolate mEleMax1 chromosome 6, mEleMax1 primary haplotype, whole genome shotgun sequence, one region contains:
- the LOC126077945 gene encoding cryptic protein-like, translating to MRGGAMSCTRHVSGKMIRGHHVRLLFMISLALQIIHLGKSYQREKHKGGKEEINNATTQKLQQKTLHWTWTLNNFSEANGSAQGWRRPPDTPPESPGFRDRHRTPTGVSTQSSCCRNGGTCVLGSFCVCPAHFTGRRCEHDPKRSECGAHAHGAWTVRGCRLCRCVYGALHCLPRQTPGPCGKGTHAFSSRPLLACSPHL from the exons ATGAGAGGAGGAGCTATGTCTTGCACCAGACATGTCAGTGGAAAAATGATTCGGGGCCACCATGTCAG gCTTCTGTTTATGATCAGTTTGGCATTACAGATCATCCATTTGGGAAAAA GCTATCAAAGAGAGAAACATAAAGGTGGTAAAGAAGAAATCAACAATGCTACTACCCAGAAGCTCCAGCAGAAAACCCTCCACTGGACCTGGACCTTAAATAATTTTAGCGAAGCGAACGGGAGCGCCCAGGGCTGGAGGCGGCCTCCGGACACGCCTCCGGAGTCCCCGGGGTTCCGAGACA GACACCGGACCCCTACAGGTGTGTCCACGCAGTCCAGCTGCTGCCGGAACGGCGGCACCTGCGTCCTGGGCAGCTTCTGCGTGTGCCCTGCCCACTTCACCGGCCGCCGCTGCGAGCACGACCCCAAGCGCAG CGAATGCGGCGCCCATGCGCACGGAGCCTGGACTGTCCGCGGCTGCCGCCTCTGCAGGTGTGTCTACGGCGCCCTGCACTGCCTGCCCCGCCAGACTCCAGGCCCCTGCGGTAAGGGAACCCACGCCTTCTCCTCCAGGCCTCTCCTTGCCTGTTCACCGCACCTGTAG